From Halomicrobium salinisoli, the proteins below share one genomic window:
- a CDS encoding DUF7504 family protein, translated as MFDTGGLLPVDAVPDGTTLLVAGPPMAGKRSLALGLLAAGADPADAAVLVSTDSSSAAIRAEYEHAVDGPTPSIGVVDCAGDAYEGDAVDPTTRRVASPADLGAVGAATTELLDDLDGGGTDRVGLFSLTTLSVRNGDEAPIRFVHALARAVDERGGLAVLTAHSDTLERRQIERLRAFVDGTLFVRRGADGIEARLEGLDAPDEWYELSVPARVRADVTPPDPDAPATPTAAPAPASAGVDFDAFAELIERVDGDRPTLTVVNRQSPDERLERIRAFFADLDVDVRETETGTERPRDVAMLHRGPSMMAASSLSELAGGVAAATAEDDPFEQRSGPDVLEALDERVFGARGVGRQLLIDASTAIEMTAWQTGGGTLMVGFQELSRYWESPRSRRVVRRVAESGVTVNVYGAPDVVPDPDHENVTVRPDGSAEIAETWFLAYDGDGRTDRTGALVVRETEPDEYHGFWTYEPSLATDVFAYVDETYGVTDGTGQQATP; from the coding sequence ATGTTCGACACCGGGGGGCTGTTGCCCGTCGACGCAGTCCCCGACGGGACGACGCTGCTCGTGGCGGGGCCGCCGATGGCCGGCAAGCGCAGTCTCGCGCTCGGGCTGCTCGCGGCCGGTGCCGACCCCGCCGACGCGGCCGTCCTCGTCTCGACAGACAGCAGCTCCGCGGCCATCCGGGCCGAGTACGAGCACGCCGTCGACGGGCCGACGCCGTCGATCGGCGTGGTCGACTGTGCGGGCGACGCCTACGAGGGAGACGCCGTGGACCCGACGACCCGGCGGGTGGCCTCCCCGGCGGACCTCGGAGCGGTCGGCGCGGCGACGACGGAGTTGCTCGACGACCTCGACGGCGGCGGGACCGACCGCGTCGGACTGTTCTCCCTGACGACGCTGTCGGTTCGGAACGGCGACGAGGCCCCGATCAGGTTCGTCCACGCGCTGGCCCGCGCCGTCGACGAGCGAGGTGGACTGGCCGTGCTGACCGCCCACTCGGACACGCTCGAACGGCGTCAGATCGAGCGCCTTCGGGCGTTCGTCGACGGGACGCTGTTCGTCCGCCGCGGCGCGGACGGGATCGAGGCCCGCCTGGAGGGGCTCGACGCGCCCGACGAGTGGTACGAGCTGTCCGTCCCGGCGCGGGTCCGGGCCGACGTCACGCCGCCCGACCCGGACGCGCCGGCGACGCCGACGGCGGCGCCCGCCCCCGCGAGCGCGGGCGTCGACTTCGACGCCTTCGCGGAGCTGATCGAGCGCGTCGACGGCGACCGCCCGACGCTGACCGTCGTCAACCGCCAGAGCCCGGACGAGCGCCTCGAGCGGATCCGCGCATTCTTCGCGGATCTGGACGTCGACGTCCGCGAGACCGAGACCGGCACGGAGCGCCCGCGCGACGTCGCGATGCTGCACCGCGGCCCGAGCATGATGGCCGCCTCGTCGCTGTCGGAACTGGCCGGCGGCGTCGCGGCGGCGACCGCGGAGGACGACCCCTTCGAGCAGCGCAGCGGTCCGGACGTCCTGGAGGCGCTGGACGAGCGCGTGTTCGGCGCCCGCGGCGTCGGCCGACAGCTCCTGATCGACGCCAGCACCGCCATCGAGATGACGGCCTGGCAGACCGGTGGCGGGACGCTCATGGTGGGCTTCCAGGAGCTGTCCCGCTACTGGGAGAGTCCCAGATCTCGCCGGGTGGTGCGCCGGGTCGCCGAGAGCGGCGTCACGGTCAACGTCTACGGCGCCCCGGACGTCGTGCCCGACCCCGACCACGAGAACGTGACCGTCAGACCCGACGGCTCCGCGGAGATCGCCGAGACGTGGTTCCTCGCCTACGACGGGGACGGGCGGACCGACCGCACCGGCGCGCTCGTCGTCCGCGAGACCGAGCCCGACGAGTACCACGGCTTCTGGACCTACGAGCCGTCGCTGGCGACGGACGTCTTCGCCTACGTCGACGAGACCTATGGCGTCACCGACGGGACCGGGCAGCAGGCGACGCCCTAG
- a CDS encoding 6-hydroxymethylpterin diphosphokinase MptE-like protein yields the protein MDFSEWEPVYEAILADFGFDRAGDERARDELAALVTSPYRPDNDRFTGQSVAVAGAAPTLESEADLARDADAVVAASTAADRLVAAGVDVDWVVTDLDKHGERVAAFTREGTPVAVHAHGDNRDLLAEHVPDCDVERLLPTTQAAPVDPVVNYGGFTDGDRAAFLADRLGAADLVFPGWDFEAATGPKARKLAWAERLLYWLERRRGERFAVLDGRRGAIDTAWLPVE from the coding sequence ATGGACTTCAGCGAGTGGGAACCGGTCTACGAGGCGATTCTCGCCGACTTCGGCTTCGACCGGGCCGGCGACGAGCGGGCGCGGGACGAACTCGCGGCCCTGGTAACGTCGCCCTACCGGCCGGATAATGACCGGTTTACCGGGCAGTCCGTCGCCGTCGCCGGGGCGGCGCCGACCCTGGAATCGGAGGCCGACCTGGCCCGGGACGCCGACGCCGTCGTGGCCGCCTCCACGGCGGCCGACCGGCTGGTCGCGGCCGGCGTCGACGTCGACTGGGTCGTCACGGACCTGGACAAGCACGGGGAGCGGGTCGCGGCGTTCACACGCGAGGGGACGCCCGTCGCCGTCCACGCCCACGGCGACAACCGCGACCTGCTCGCCGAACACGTCCCGGACTGCGATGTGGAGCGACTCCTGCCGACGACGCAGGCCGCGCCGGTCGACCCGGTCGTGAACTACGGGGGGTTCACCGACGGGGACCGCGCCGCGTTCCTCGCCGACCGCCTGGGGGCCGCCGACCTGGTCTTCCCGGGCTGGGACTTCGAGGCCGCGACAGGTCCGAAGGCCCGGAAGCTCGCCTGGGCCGAGCGGCTCCTCTACTGGCTCGAGCGGCGTCGCGGCGAGCGGTTCGCGGTGCTGGACGGGCGACGGGGGGCGATCGACACCGCTTGGCTGCCCGTGGAGTGA
- a CDS encoding carbohydrate kinase family protein: protein MPRVVCAGHVNWDVTLRVDRLPGPDDEARIVDETHSGGGSASNVAVVLAGLDVDATLLGSVGSDEYGERTRRELTGAGVDTRLVESGGGTAVKYALVDADGEVAVLGNDGANEAYAPEDLPDEDLAAADHLHLTGQDPETARALARRAADAGVPVSFDPGRRLGDREYDAVLEHVDTLFCNDREATVAAEVGLLSAVPRVVVTDGAGGARLEADGRTVSHGGFDVDPIDTTGAGDAFAAGYLAARFEGDEAYALAVGNVCGALAARTVGARVQADWREVEALLDG from the coding sequence ATGCCGCGGGTCGTCTGCGCCGGGCACGTCAACTGGGACGTCACCCTCCGGGTGGACAGGCTGCCCGGGCCCGACGACGAGGCGCGCATCGTCGACGAGACTCACTCCGGCGGTGGCAGCGCCTCCAACGTGGCCGTCGTGCTGGCGGGACTCGACGTGGACGCCACGCTCCTGGGGAGCGTCGGCAGCGACGAGTACGGCGAGCGGACGCGCCGGGAACTGACCGGCGCCGGGGTGGACACGCGCCTCGTCGAGTCCGGCGGCGGCACCGCCGTGAAGTACGCCCTCGTCGACGCGGACGGCGAGGTGGCGGTGCTGGGCAACGACGGCGCCAACGAGGCCTACGCGCCCGAGGACCTGCCCGACGAGGACCTGGCGGCCGCCGACCACCTCCACCTGACCGGCCAGGACCCCGAGACGGCCCGCGCGCTCGCCCGTCGAGCCGCCGACGCCGGCGTCCCCGTCAGCTTCGATCCGGGCCGACGACTGGGCGACCGCGAGTACGACGCGGTCCTCGAGCACGTGGACACGCTGTTCTGCAACGACCGGGAGGCGACCGTGGCGGCCGAGGTGGGGCTCCTCTCGGCGGTTCCCCGCGTCGTCGTCACCGACGGGGCCGGCGGCGCCCGCCTGGAGGCCGACGGCCGGACGGTCTCCCACGGCGGGTTCGACGTGGACCCCATCGACACCACCGGCGCCGGCGACGCCTTCGCGGCCGGCTACCTGGCGGCGCGCTTCGAGGGCGACGAGGCGTACGCGCTGGCTGTCGGGAACGTCTGCGGCGCGCTGGCCGCCCGGACGGTCGGCGCGCGCGTGCAGGCCGACTGGCGCGAGGTCGAGGCGCTGCTGGACGGGTGA
- a CDS encoding zinc ribbon domain-containing protein, with protein MDPVVGLALVGAAAFGITYWALLDPARRGRQREVLPSHYSSRPEGDPSRFPGRCPDCATSNDPGFRFCKECGTELSGSESPAGRVPVSRIFDE; from the coding sequence ATGGATCCGGTCGTCGGACTCGCCCTGGTGGGGGCCGCCGCCTTCGGGATCACGTACTGGGCGCTGCTCGATCCGGCGCGGCGCGGCCGCCAGCGGGAGGTCCTGCCGTCGCACTACTCGAGCCGGCCGGAGGGCGATCCGTCGCGGTTCCCCGGTCGCTGTCCGGACTGCGCGACGTCGAACGACCCCGGGTTCCGCTTCTGCAAGGAGTGCGGCACCGAGCTGTCGGGCTCCGAGTCGCCCGCCGGCCGCGTCCCGGTGAGCCGGATCTTCGACGAGTGA
- a CDS encoding RNA methyltransferase: MTVTVAVVDAETPGNVGTIARSMKNFGFSELLLVDPPELDPEGEAYGFAGQAREDILPNAREVSFDHLVENYHTVGCTAVTNEDGSNHVRYPFVTPAELAEELSAVVGGGDGAGDGPDVAVVFGRERVGLTNDELARLDRICSIPASADYPVLNLGQAATIVLYELRNLGVEETQLPEISDRASPREVEGLHDQFDDYLAAVDHPEEKRAKARRMFRRLLGRAYPTGREAATLRGLLRRAGQKLERED, translated from the coding sequence ATGACTGTCACCGTCGCCGTCGTCGACGCCGAGACGCCCGGCAACGTCGGGACCATCGCCCGATCGATGAAGAACTTCGGGTTCTCGGAGCTGCTGCTCGTCGACCCGCCGGAACTGGACCCCGAGGGCGAGGCCTACGGCTTCGCCGGCCAGGCGCGCGAGGACATTCTCCCGAACGCCCGCGAGGTCTCCTTCGACCACCTGGTCGAGAACTACCACACCGTCGGCTGCACGGCCGTCACCAACGAGGACGGAAGCAACCACGTCCGCTACCCCTTCGTCACGCCGGCCGAACTGGCCGAGGAGCTATCGGCCGTGGTCGGCGGTGGGGATGGGGCGGGCGACGGACCCGACGTGGCCGTCGTCTTCGGCCGCGAGCGCGTCGGCCTCACGAACGACGAACTGGCCCGCCTCGACCGGATCTGCTCGATCCCCGCCAGCGCCGACTACCCCGTGCTGAACCTCGGGCAGGCCGCGACGATCGTCCTCTACGAGCTCCGGAACCTGGGCGTCGAGGAGACCCAGCTCCCCGAGATCAGCGACCGGGCGAGCCCGCGGGAAGTGGAGGGTCTGCACGACCAGTTCGACGACTACCTCGCGGCCGTCGACCACCCCGAGGAGAAGCGAGCGAAGGCCCGGCGCATGTTCCGCCGGCTGCTCGGCCGCGCGTACCCGACCGGCCGCGAGGCCGCGACGCTGCGCGGGCTCCTCCGACGGGCCGGCCAGAAGCTCGAACGAGAGGACTAG
- the folP gene encoding dihydropteroate synthase: MRNVDAAGLGIGDDHPTRIMGVLNVSSESPYDPSVFADPGEAAAYVDEELIDEGADIVDVGLESANKRFEVLSAEEELERLDTAVQTVESTSGDAVFSIETRYHEVAEAALDRGFDMVNDICGFADPEMPAVCEEYDVAVAKMASPPDIERPGAVEETPWAERKSAEWTESADYVDQVYEALRQNGLTDKTIVDPAFGGWSEAQTLEDDRETLRRLREFRALGRPTLISINRKNFLRSVADRSTEEALPVSLAATAMAVDRGAHVVRTHDVAETVDAAKIGDAFRRRLVADAEVGVEELDVTDPGELRRHAAAAGVEIDPEQRVRRALRVTGLDEAERERLEAAAAGTDATVAGADGALVIGTPEEITDLAESVEKPALTDALSRAATRSR; encoded by the coding sequence ATGCGGAACGTCGACGCCGCCGGGCTGGGGATCGGCGACGATCACCCGACCCGGATCATGGGCGTGCTCAACGTCAGCTCGGAGTCGCCGTACGACCCCAGCGTGTTCGCCGATCCCGGTGAGGCGGCCGCCTACGTCGACGAGGAGCTGATCGACGAGGGCGCGGATATCGTCGACGTGGGCCTGGAGTCGGCCAACAAGCGCTTCGAGGTGCTCTCCGCCGAGGAGGAACTGGAGCGGCTCGACACGGCCGTCCAGACCGTGGAGTCGACCAGCGGTGACGCCGTCTTCTCCATCGAGACGCGCTACCACGAGGTGGCCGAGGCGGCGCTGGATCGGGGCTTCGACATGGTCAACGACATCTGCGGCTTCGCCGACCCCGAGATGCCCGCCGTCTGCGAGGAGTACGACGTCGCGGTGGCCAAGATGGCCAGCCCGCCGGACATCGAGCGGCCCGGCGCCGTCGAGGAGACGCCCTGGGCCGAGCGCAAATCGGCCGAGTGGACCGAGTCGGCCGACTACGTCGATCAGGTGTACGAGGCGCTGCGGCAGAACGGCCTCACGGACAAGACGATCGTCGACCCCGCCTTCGGCGGCTGGTCCGAGGCCCAGACACTCGAGGACGACCGGGAGACGCTCCGTCGGCTCCGTGAGTTCCGTGCGCTGGGGCGGCCAACGTTGATCTCGATCAACCGGAAGAACTTCCTGCGCAGCGTCGCCGACCGCTCGACGGAGGAGGCCCTGCCCGTCTCGCTGGCGGCGACGGCGATGGCCGTCGACCGGGGCGCCCACGTCGTCCGCACCCACGACGTCGCCGAGACGGTCGACGCCGCGAAGATCGGCGACGCGTTCCGCCGGCGGCTCGTCGCCGACGCCGAGGTCGGCGTCGAGGAGCTCGACGTGACCGACCCCGGCGAGCTCCGGCGGCACGCCGCGGCCGCGGGCGTCGAGATCGATCCGGAGCAGCGGGTCCGCCGAGCGCTCCGCGTGACCGGCCTCGACGAGGCCGAGCGGGAGCGGCTCGAGGCGGCCGCCGCGGGGACGGACGCGACGGTGGCCGGCGCGGACGGCGCGCTGGTGATCGGGACCCCGGAAGAGATCACCGATCTGGCCGAATCCGTCGAGAAACCGGCGTTAACCGACGCATTATCGCGAGCGGCAACACGTTCGCGGTAA
- a CDS encoding HTH domain-containing protein, whose product MASDDHQRRAELYLRGDTYGTYEAQQAVLERVEALAAGDALDAAEVADEWQRIRTTDEDRRDGAVETYVEFADWAERNGYSLGPAFEQRTRSYVGLDRVDDVVVFPVVSLAVYEDDRLRGVFPCSDDERTYRVQDCLAAFERGDADWLAQFDAVTVDRTEPRLEPATGD is encoded by the coding sequence ATGGCCAGCGACGATCACCAGCGGCGAGCGGAACTGTACCTGCGCGGCGACACCTACGGCACGTACGAGGCCCAGCAGGCGGTCCTGGAGCGGGTCGAGGCACTGGCGGCCGGCGACGCGCTCGACGCGGCCGAGGTGGCCGACGAGTGGCAGCGGATCCGGACCACGGACGAGGACCGGCGCGACGGCGCCGTCGAGACCTACGTGGAGTTCGCCGACTGGGCCGAGCGCAACGGCTACAGCCTCGGGCCGGCCTTCGAGCAGCGGACGCGCTCGTACGTGGGGCTCGACCGGGTCGACGACGTCGTGGTGTTCCCGGTCGTCTCCCTGGCCGTCTACGAGGACGACCGGCTCCGGGGCGTGTTCCCCTGTTCCGACGACGAGCGGACCTACCGCGTCCAGGACTGCCTGGCGGCCTTCGAGCGCGGCGACGCGGACTGGCTCGCGCAGTTCGACGCCGTGACCGTCGACCGGACCGAGCCCCGGCTCGAGCCGGCGACCGGCGACTGA
- a CDS encoding phosphotransferase family protein — translation MSSPVADIEAVLEESGPDYADFSFERPGGGHQSDVYMVSLEHRGEEYEVVLKFEPPHMESFAVEPKLHEYVAKRTDVPVPEILVFEPEPDMDVPPYFVTARLEGDNLAEAFPELTTEVRERVMRQAGAMLGDLHEEIAFEAYGWLDLWEDRIIVRDLTGSWREYFRELTWGHLDGLAGTPFADLRERAEAALEPAMALVPEDGVPRLVHDDFRPANLLFDGNLEDPITAVLDWQDVLAAHPEYNLAATEFLFVDSSFRDPEIRDRLRGALHDGYRSERDFTFGEEYERRRPIYQLSTLLWRMGGFEDAFADETGLARARAEAQYREQFERLVESLPEA, via the coding sequence GTGTCGAGTCCCGTCGCCGACATCGAGGCGGTCCTCGAGGAGTCCGGCCCCGACTACGCCGACTTCTCGTTCGAGCGGCCGGGTGGGGGCCACCAGAGCGACGTGTACATGGTGAGCCTCGAACACCGGGGCGAGGAGTACGAGGTAGTCCTGAAGTTCGAGCCGCCGCACATGGAATCGTTCGCCGTCGAGCCGAAACTGCACGAGTACGTCGCCAAGCGAACCGACGTGCCCGTCCCGGAGATCCTCGTCTTCGAGCCCGAGCCCGACATGGACGTGCCGCCGTACTTCGTGACCGCGCGACTGGAGGGCGACAACCTCGCCGAGGCGTTCCCGGAGCTGACGACCGAGGTCCGCGAGCGGGTGATGCGACAGGCCGGGGCGATGCTGGGCGACCTCCACGAGGAGATCGCCTTCGAGGCCTACGGCTGGCTCGACCTCTGGGAGGACCGGATCATCGTCCGCGACCTGACTGGCAGCTGGCGGGAGTACTTCCGGGAGCTGACCTGGGGGCACCTCGACGGGCTGGCGGGGACGCCCTTCGCGGACCTCCGGGAGCGCGCCGAGGCGGCCCTGGAGCCGGCGATGGCCCTCGTCCCCGAGGACGGCGTCCCGCGGCTCGTCCACGACGACTTCCGGCCGGCGAACCTCCTGTTCGACGGGAACCTCGAGGATCCGATCACGGCCGTCCTCGACTGGCAGGACGTCCTCGCCGCCCACCCCGAGTACAACCTCGCCGCCACCGAGTTCCTCTTCGTCGACTCCTCGTTCCGGGACCCGGAGATCCGCGATCGCCTCCGCGGGGCGCTGCACGACGGCTACCGCTCCGAGCGTGACTTCACGTTCGGCGAGGAGTACGAGCGCCGGCGCCCGATCTACCAGCTCTCGACGCTGCTGTGGCGGATGGGCGGCTTCGAGGACGCCTTCGCAGACGAGACGGGGCTGGCGCGGGCCCGCGCCGAGGCCCAGTACCGCGAGCAGTTCGAGCGCCTCGTCGAGTCGCTGCCCGAGGCCTGA
- the gatE gene encoding Glu-tRNA(Gln) amidotransferase subunit GatE, which produces MSQDYDYEDLGLVAGLEIHQQLDTETKLFCECPTELREPEEAERTFTRYLHPTKSELGEIDEAALEESRVDREFEYLAYDTTCLVEEDDEPPHRVDREAMDTALEITQLLDMTVVDEAHVMRKIVVDGSNTTGFQRTILVANEGVIETEEGPVGIEDMMLEEESAQRVAETDRGVRFSLDRLGIPLVEIGTKPDIRSPEQAREAAERIGMLLRSTGKVKRGLGTIRQDVNVSIAEGARVELKGVQSLDDIDDIVRNEVGRQVELLDIADELQSREASVGEPRDVTDVFEDTDSGVISGALSSGGEVHAVPLYGFDGLVGREVQPDRRLGTEFSDHAKRHGAGGIFHTDELPAYGVTGEEVESLRDTVGAGPEDAVAIVADDPETAELAIDAVAERAATAIEGVPEETRDAEQDGTSRYLRPLPGAARMYPETDAPPVEPDPSEVDTPELLTEKVDRYQNEYGLDAGLAEQVAYGEYMPLFEDVVAEGVDATLAAGTLESTLTELRRDDVPVEALTDEHLADSLHLVEDGEVPREGLEDLLRALADDPSLSAEQAVEEEDLGGVDESEVRDAVADVVERNADQVEEEGMGAFSALMGECMGALRGKADGDVVSEVLREEIQKRA; this is translated from the coding sequence ATGAGTCAGGACTACGATTACGAGGACCTCGGTCTCGTGGCCGGGCTGGAGATCCACCAGCAACTGGACACCGAGACCAAACTGTTCTGCGAGTGTCCGACGGAGCTGCGCGAGCCCGAGGAGGCCGAGCGGACCTTCACCCGCTACCTCCACCCGACCAAGAGCGAACTGGGCGAGATCGACGAGGCCGCCCTCGAAGAGAGCCGCGTCGACCGCGAGTTCGAGTACCTGGCCTACGACACCACCTGTCTCGTCGAGGAGGACGACGAGCCGCCCCACCGCGTCGACCGCGAGGCGATGGACACGGCGCTGGAGATTACCCAGCTGCTGGACATGACCGTCGTCGACGAGGCCCACGTCATGCGGAAGATCGTCGTCGACGGCTCGAACACGACGGGCTTCCAGCGGACCATCCTCGTCGCCAACGAGGGCGTCATCGAGACCGAGGAGGGTCCGGTCGGCATCGAGGACATGATGCTCGAGGAGGAGTCGGCCCAGCGCGTCGCGGAGACCGACAGGGGCGTCCGCTTCTCGCTGGACCGCCTGGGCATCCCGCTGGTCGAGATCGGCACCAAGCCGGACATCCGCTCGCCCGAGCAGGCCCGCGAGGCCGCCGAGCGGATCGGCATGCTGCTGCGCTCGACGGGCAAGGTCAAGCGCGGCCTCGGCACCATCCGCCAGGACGTCAACGTCTCTATCGCCGAGGGTGCCCGTGTCGAACTGAAGGGCGTCCAGAGCCTCGACGACATCGACGACATCGTCCGCAACGAGGTCGGCCGCCAGGTCGAGCTGCTCGACATCGCCGACGAGCTCCAGTCCCGCGAGGCCAGCGTCGGCGAGCCGCGTGACGTCACCGACGTCTTCGAGGACACCGACTCGGGCGTCATCTCCGGCGCGCTCTCCTCCGGCGGCGAGGTCCACGCGGTTCCCCTGTACGGCTTCGACGGCCTCGTCGGCCGCGAGGTCCAGCCCGACCGCCGCCTCGGGACGGAGTTCTCCGACCACGCCAAACGCCACGGCGCCGGCGGCATCTTCCACACCGACGAGCTACCGGCCTACGGCGTCACCGGGGAGGAGGTCGAGTCCCTGCGTGACACCGTCGGCGCCGGTCCCGAGGACGCCGTCGCCATCGTCGCGGACGACCCCGAGACGGCCGAGCTGGCCATCGACGCCGTCGCCGAGCGCGCGGCGACCGCCATCGAGGGCGTCCCCGAGGAGACCCGCGACGCAGAGCAGGACGGCACCTCCCGGTACCTCCGGCCGCTCCCTGGCGCGGCGCGGATGTACCCCGAGACGGACGCGCCCCCGGTCGAGCCCGACCCCAGCGAGGTCGACACGCCCGAACTACTGACCGAGAAGGTCGACCGCTACCAGAACGAGTACGGCCTCGACGCGGGGCTGGCCGAGCAGGTCGCCTACGGCGAGTACATGCCGCTGTTCGAGGACGTCGTCGCCGAGGGCGTCGACGCGACGCTCGCCGCCGGCACGCTGGAGTCGACGCTGACCGAACTGCGGCGCGACGACGTGCCCGTCGAGGCCCTCACCGACGAGCACCTCGCAGACTCGCTGCACCTCGTCGAGGACGGCGAGGTCCCCCGCGAGGGGCTGGAGGACCTCCTGCGGGCGCTGGCTGACGACCCCTCGCTGTCAGCCGAGCAGGCCGTCGAGGAAGAGGACCTCGGCGGCGTCGACGAGAGCGAGGTCCGCGACGCCGTCGCCGACGTCGTCGAGCGCAACGCCGACCAGGTCGAGGAAGAGGGCATGGGCGCCTTCTCGGCCCTGATGGGCGAGTGCATGGGCGCGCTGCGCGGCAAGGCCGACGGCGACGTGGTCAGCGAAGTGCTTCGCGAAGAGATCCAGAAGCGGGCGTAG